CGCGCACGCATGTTCTCGAGCGCGATCTGATAGGTGAGTTCGACGACGCCCGCCTGCCCGAAACGACGCTCGAGGTCGGCGACCTGTTCGTCGGTGACCTCCTTCGCCACGTCGCCGGTCATCGCATCGGCATAGGCGATCGCGGCTTTCTCGTCGTCGCTGTAGAGATCGGAGGTCTCGTACTCGGCGATGTGGGCGAGTCGTTCGGTGTCGAGTCCGTCCAGTCGCTGCAGCATCGTCCCGAAGTCGAGGCACCACGAGCATCCGACGGTCCACGCCACGCGGTAGACGGCGATCTCCCGGACCGCGGCGGGCAGGACGGTGGAGGCGCGTTGGGCGAGCATCTCGTGGACTCCGCTCGTACGCATCAACCGCGGATGGTGCGCGGCCACCGCGAAGGGTTCGGGGACCGAACCGAACCTGCGGCGGGCGAGCGCATACATCGCACGGGTCATCGGACCGGTGCGGTCGGGAGCGACGGCTTCGAGTCGTGCCATGACGGTGTCCTTCCGGTGCGACCGACGGATACTCCGCCGGTTCGAGGTGGCCTACATCATGGAGACGAGGCAGACCTCACGGATGTGACACCGCGGGCGCTACGCTGCAGGAATGGCTGATTCGACGACTTCGGGACGAGTTCGTACGGTCTCCCGGTTACGACCGTTCGCCTCGACGATCTTCGCCGAGATGACCGAACTCGCTGTCCGGCACGGCGCGATCAACCTCGGGCAGGGATTTCCCGACGTCGACGGCCCGCCCGCAATGCTCGAGATCGCCCGCCGCGCCATCACCGAGGGGGTCAACCAGTACCCGCCCGGGTCCGGCATGCCGGTCCTGCGCGAGGCGATCGCCGCCGACCGTGCCGCACGGTACGGCCTGCACCACGACCCCGAATCCGAGGTGCTCGTCACCGTCGGTGCCACCGAGGCGATCAGCGCCGCCATCCTCGGGCTCGTCGAACCCGGAGAGGAGGTG
This window of the Rhodococcus pyridinivorans genome carries:
- a CDS encoding carboxymuconolactone decarboxylase family protein, which translates into the protein MARLEAVAPDRTGPMTRAMYALARRRFGSVPEPFAVAAHHPRLMRTSGVHEMLAQRASTVLPAAVREIAVYRVAWTVGCSWCLDFGTMLQRLDGLDTERLAHIAEYETSDLYSDDEKAAIAYADAMTGDVAKEVTDEQVADLERRFGQAGVVELTYQIALENMRARMNSALGIHDQGFSTDACRVPWADEAGNA